Proteins encoded in a region of the bacterium genome:
- a CDS encoding alpha-galactosidase, translated as MGSKDIRINNSTFYGGFVKTTKNGTAGAASILILLMALTVVTADEQAKDTTAGAVDVRQQAKALFAKGALPPFSFIYNQRPSSRFMKSWSYTVEKKPAANPDVERTVYTYLDQGTGLQIQCQVDCYPAFQAMEWMLRLTNTSPKNTPLIEKLAVVSRSFTAAENGAFTLHHAKGSNAERSDFQPMSDVMQPGKSRYLTPHGGRSSDNTALPFFNIEFPGQQGLLVAVGWSGKWYAEVQQVDQRTISLNAGMEKMQLSLHPQESIRSPKICLLHWQGADRMIGHNQFRRFMLAHHSRKINGRFAEYPLSGSFDYGDPPPCGEYNCLTEEYAVSLVKRYQHFRIVPELFWLDAGWYTGCGWDKENGDWWQNVGNWTVDAERFPNGLEAVADAVHQAGAKFMVWFEPERVRPGTQIDREHSEWLLKLKGNDNYLFNLGEPAARQWLTDYLIDFIRKQGIDYYRQDFNFDPLPYWLANDPPGRIGISEAKHIEGLYAFCDSLLETFPNLLIDNCASGGRRIDLETMSRSAPLWRTDYQYGEPNGYQCHTYGLNFYLPIHGSAIYQTDAYTFRSGLGATAVLNWEITGRNSEPIPAIQKCIAEYKTLRPYFYSDYYPLSDSRNYTRDNVWLAYQLHRPEQQDGIVLAFRRAGNQQESLRVKWRGLSPEKTYSLDYTDYGLQVTRSGQALMGGMDLTIPHRPGSLLIRYRAISE; from the coding sequence ATGGGCTCTAAAGATATTAGAATCAACAACAGCACGTTTTATGGAGGCTTTGTGAAAACAACAAAAAACGGAACCGCAGGGGCGGCAAGTATTCTGATCCTGTTGATGGCCCTCACGGTCGTTACAGCCGATGAGCAGGCGAAGGACACGACGGCCGGAGCGGTTGATGTGCGTCAACAGGCAAAGGCGCTTTTTGCCAAGGGGGCGCTCCCTCCTTTTTCGTTCATCTATAACCAGAGACCTTCCAGCCGGTTCATGAAAAGCTGGTCCTACACCGTCGAAAAGAAACCGGCCGCGAATCCTGATGTGGAGCGAACCGTTTACACCTATTTGGACCAGGGCACCGGCTTGCAAATCCAGTGTCAGGTCGATTGCTACCCCGCCTTTCAGGCGATGGAGTGGATGCTGCGGCTGACCAACACCTCCCCTAAAAACACGCCGCTGATCGAAAAATTGGCCGTGGTGTCCCGCTCATTCACGGCTGCGGAAAACGGAGCGTTCACGCTGCATCATGCCAAAGGCAGCAATGCCGAGCGCAGCGATTTTCAACCAATGAGCGATGTGATGCAGCCGGGGAAAAGCCGCTACCTCACCCCTCACGGCGGCCGTTCTTCCGATAACACCGCCTTGCCCTTCTTCAACATCGAATTTCCCGGCCAGCAGGGATTATTGGTCGCAGTAGGCTGGAGCGGCAAATGGTATGCAGAGGTGCAGCAGGTGGATCAGCGGACGATCTCTTTGAACGCGGGCATGGAGAAAATGCAATTATCCCTCCATCCGCAGGAATCGATCCGCTCGCCTAAAATCTGCTTGCTCCATTGGCAGGGGGCAGACCGAATGATTGGGCATAATCAGTTCCGCCGTTTCATGTTAGCCCATCACTCGCGAAAAATCAACGGCCGGTTTGCCGAATACCCGTTGTCCGGCAGTTTCGATTACGGCGATCCTCCGCCCTGCGGCGAATACAATTGCCTGACCGAAGAGTATGCCGTCAGCCTGGTGAAACGATACCAACATTTCCGCATCGTTCCTGAGCTGTTCTGGCTGGACGCAGGCTGGTACACCGGCTGCGGCTGGGACAAAGAGAACGGCGATTGGTGGCAGAATGTGGGCAACTGGACCGTGGATGCAGAACGGTTTCCCAACGGACTTGAAGCGGTGGCTGATGCGGTGCATCAGGCGGGCGCGAAATTCATGGTCTGGTTTGAACCGGAGCGGGTCCGGCCCGGCACACAGATAGACCGGGAGCATTCGGAATGGCTGCTGAAACTCAAGGGAAATGACAACTATCTTTTCAATCTGGGGGAGCCGGCCGCACGACAGTGGCTCACGGATTACTTGATCGACTTTATTCGAAAACAGGGGATCGATTATTATCGTCAGGATTTTAATTTCGACCCCCTGCCCTACTGGCTGGCGAATGATCCGCCGGGACGAATCGGCATCTCCGAGGCTAAGCACATCGAAGGATTGTATGCGTTTTGTGACAGCCTGCTGGAGACCTTTCCCAATCTGCTCATCGACAACTGCGCCAGCGGCGGCCGACGGATCGATCTGGAGACGATGTCGCGCAGCGCGCCGTTGTGGCGGACGGATTATCAATACGGCGAACCCAATGGATATCAATGCCACACCTATGGCCTGAACTTTTATCTGCCGATCCACGGGTCGGCCATCTATCAAACCGACGCCTACACCTTTCGCTCGGGATTGGGCGCCACCGCGGTTTTGAATTGGGAGATCACCGGAAGAAACTCTGAGCCCATCCCCGCCATCCAGAAATGCATCGCCGAGTACAAAACCCTGCGGCCTTACTTTTACAGCGATTATTATCCCCTGTCCGACAGCCGCAATTATACACGGGATAACGTCTGGTTGGCGTATCAACTCCATCGTCCGGAGCAGCAGGACGGCATCGTCCTTGCCTTCAGGCGCGCGGGCAATCAACAGGAATCTTTGCGCGTGAAATGGAGAGGACTGTCGCCGGAAAAGACCTACTCGCTGGATTATACCGACTATGGACTGCAGGTGACGCGTTCAGGGCAAGCGCTGATGGGAGGAATGGACCTGACCATCCCGCACAGACCGGGTTCGCTGCTGATACGCTATCGCGCGATCAGCGAGTGA